One window of Rhizobium leguminosarum genomic DNA carries:
- a CDS encoding rhomboid family intramembrane serine protease produces the protein MKPEELGRTEYGYNKGRLLRSVLIILAIMAACIWTGYHPPERMDPYVVWFFLLLAAGFFGLIALMLTPKLFSKRPGLVISTAGVRLPNFPDQIVRWSAIRRFERTQSKHADIIILHLDPAAAKTLISRGLAAWLQVLFQGSRLKAGIPLHILQGDPNSIFYQFSELAAEAKEAGRQAGQEDGPLVREDEAEAPGPVINGARYPAFTYALLAVLAAVYPGELAFGVEPSEAGSPTIRTLWMLGGTFRQNIVGDGEWWRLFTAPFMHGSIIHLALNCVALWVAGRLFERLIGWRWFAAIFFASALGGSIASVWFNDAGTVGVGASGGIVGLFAAVIAASIRFRSTPIASSLQMGAIQILVPSLLPIFSSARDGQTIDYAGHFGGALTGAALSLLLLTFWPRERPTPRYDKVAIAFSAAFVIIAAGALWPIINARQFYLNDPIANYFGGRYRQAISGFDTEANLNGTTAPYARVWRYFAQTRVGDPKALDDLRAAAGKTDQTAWPYPVYRLFLGELKPEELALKAADSNQICEAIFYSGEWYLFSGATEEARRRFQGALLSCPSTFIEREAAGYELAKLHTK, from the coding sequence ATGAAGCCGGAAGAATTGGGCCGAACGGAATACGGGTACAACAAAGGCAGATTGCTCCGGTCCGTCCTGATCATTCTTGCCATTATGGCGGCATGCATCTGGACAGGATACCACCCGCCGGAACGCATGGATCCCTACGTGGTCTGGTTCTTCTTGTTACTGGCTGCGGGGTTCTTTGGCCTCATCGCATTGATGCTCACGCCCAAGCTTTTCTCCAAGCGGCCGGGACTCGTGATATCGACGGCGGGCGTCCGGCTGCCGAATTTCCCCGACCAGATCGTGCGGTGGTCGGCCATCCGCCGCTTCGAAAGAACCCAGAGCAAACACGCGGATATCATTATCCTTCACCTTGATCCCGCCGCCGCCAAAACCCTGATCAGTCGGGGACTTGCGGCCTGGCTGCAGGTATTGTTCCAAGGGTCGCGCCTCAAGGCCGGCATCCCCCTGCATATCCTGCAAGGCGATCCGAACTCCATCTTCTACCAGTTCTCGGAGCTCGCAGCCGAAGCGAAGGAAGCCGGGCGGCAGGCAGGTCAGGAAGACGGGCCGCTTGTCCGGGAAGACGAGGCCGAAGCGCCCGGACCGGTTATCAACGGCGCACGCTATCCCGCCTTCACTTACGCTCTTCTCGCCGTTCTCGCCGCCGTTTATCCCGGCGAACTCGCCTTCGGCGTCGAGCCGTCCGAAGCCGGTTCTCCCACCATTCGCACATTGTGGATGCTCGGCGGCACGTTTCGCCAGAACATCGTCGGGGACGGCGAATGGTGGCGGCTGTTCACCGCGCCGTTCATGCACGGAAGCATCATCCACCTCGCACTCAATTGCGTTGCTCTCTGGGTCGCGGGGCGGCTGTTCGAGCGGCTGATCGGCTGGCGCTGGTTTGCTGCGATCTTCTTCGCCAGCGCCCTTGGCGGGTCCATTGCGTCGGTTTGGTTCAATGATGCCGGCACAGTGGGCGTCGGCGCCTCCGGCGGCATCGTCGGACTTTTCGCGGCCGTCATCGCTGCAAGCATCCGTTTCCGGTCGACGCCGATTGCATCTTCCCTGCAAATGGGGGCCATTCAGATTCTGGTCCCCTCGCTGCTGCCGATCTTCTCTTCCGCGAGAGACGGCCAAACCATCGACTATGCCGGCCATTTCGGCGGCGCCCTAACCGGTGCGGCACTGTCGCTTCTGCTGTTGACCTTCTGGCCGCGGGAGCGTCCGACGCCTCGTTACGACAAGGTGGCAATCGCCTTCAGCGCCGCATTCGTGATCATTGCGGCAGGAGCGCTCTGGCCTATCATCAATGCGCGCCAGTTCTATCTCAACGATCCGATCGCCAACTATTTCGGCGGCAGGTATCGGCAGGCGATATCAGGATTTGATACAGAGGCAAATCTGAACGGAACCACGGCTCCCTATGCCCGCGTTTGGCGCTATTTCGCTCAAACCAGAGTGGGTGATCCGAAGGCGCTCGACGATCTCAGAGCCGCGGCCGGTAAGACCGATCAGACGGCATGGCCCTATCCCGTCTACCGCCTTTTTCTCGGCGAATTGAAGCCGGAGGAATTGGCGCTGAAGGCGGCGGACAGCAACCAGATCTGCGAGGCGATCTTCTACAGCGGCGAATGGTACCTATTTTCAGGCGCCACGGAAGAAGCGCGCCGACGGTTCCAAGGCGCCTTGCTGTCCTGCCCGAGCACCTTCATCGAGCGCGAGGCGGCGGGATACGAACTGGCCAAGCTCCACACGAAGTAA
- the ccoO gene encoding cytochrome-c oxidase, cbb3-type subunit II: protein MAEGQHRKLERTAVGFMLAIVLAGSVGGIVEIAPLFTIHETVEDAPDMRVYTPLEMAGRDIYVREGCYACHSQMIRTLRDEVERYGPYSLAVESKYDHPMLWGSKRTGPDLARIGGKYSDLWHVAHLIDPRDVVPESNMPSYRWLATTQLDLSDLGGNLAALRAVGVPYTDEMIAYAAADAYGQSDPDSDQSSGVIERYGEATQVSAFDGVKKTVTEMDALVAYLQVVGRLTNAAYENTAAPEQIPNPKN from the coding sequence ATGGCAGAGGGACAACACAGAAAACTGGAACGGACGGCTGTCGGGTTCATGCTTGCGATTGTTTTGGCAGGCAGCGTCGGCGGTATCGTGGAAATCGCTCCGCTGTTCACGATCCACGAGACTGTCGAAGACGCGCCTGACATGAGGGTCTATACTCCCCTCGAAATGGCGGGCCGCGACATATACGTCCGAGAAGGCTGTTACGCCTGCCACAGCCAGATGATCAGGACGTTGCGCGACGAGGTGGAGCGATATGGACCTTACTCACTCGCGGTCGAATCCAAATACGATCATCCGATGTTGTGGGGATCAAAACGAACGGGTCCCGATCTGGCCCGCATCGGCGGCAAATACTCCGATCTCTGGCACGTCGCACATCTGATCGACCCGCGAGACGTCGTTCCCGAGTCCAACATGCCATCCTATCGCTGGCTGGCGACCACACAGCTCGACCTGTCCGATTTAGGCGGCAATCTTGCGGCTTTGAGAGCCGTTGGGGTTCCGTACACAGACGAGATGATCGCCTATGCCGCCGCGGACGCCTACGGTCAGTCCGATCCGGACAGCGATCAGTCGTCGGGAGTGATTGAACGCTACGGGGAGGCGACACAGGTCTCGGCTTTCGACGGCGTCAAGAAGACCGTCACCGAGATGGATGCCCTCGTCGCCTATCTCCAGGTCGTCGGCCGTCTGACAAACGCGGCCTACGAAAACACTGCAGCACCCGAGCAAATACCGAACCCCAAGAACTGA
- the ccoS gene encoding cbb3-type cytochrome oxidase assembly protein CcoS → MSSLLFLIPITVVMGIAGLGAFLWSLRNGQYEDLEGAAERILFENDDKPLGG, encoded by the coding sequence ATGAGCTCATTGTTGTTCCTCATACCCATAACCGTAGTGATGGGGATTGCCGGACTGGGTGCATTCCTGTGGTCTTTGCGGAATGGCCAGTACGAAGATCTGGAGGGAGCGGCGGAACGCATACTTTTTGAAAACGACGACAAGCCGCTGGGCGGCTGA
- a CDS encoding DUF899 domain-containing protein — protein sequence MTASAENGKRGQTMQRPAVVPPEAWEAAREQMLVKEKAQTRARDALAAERRRMPWMAVEKAYAFEGVRGKVSLPELFEGRRQLIVYRAFYEPGVFGWPEHACRGCSMVADQVAHVAHLNARDTTLVFASRAPQADIARLKARMGWTMPWVTVADSFDKDFGVDEWHGTNVFYRDGERIFRTYFINNRGDEQMGGTWNYLDITPLGRQEVWEDSPKGYPQTPTYKWWNWNDSYVADAEPDKKWVEVSDAGEAAFRAESASEKS from the coding sequence ATGACTGCTTCAGCCGAAAATGGAAAGAGAGGACAGACCATGCAGAGACCGGCGGTCGTGCCGCCGGAGGCCTGGGAGGCGGCCCGCGAGCAGATGCTGGTAAAGGAAAAAGCCCAGACCCGCGCGCGCGACGCGCTCGCCGCCGAGCGCCGGCGCATGCCGTGGATGGCGGTCGAAAAGGCCTATGCGTTCGAAGGAGTTCGGGGCAAAGTCAGCCTGCCCGAACTGTTCGAGGGCCGTCGCCAGCTCATCGTCTACCGCGCCTTCTACGAGCCAGGCGTCTTCGGCTGGCCCGAGCATGCCTGCCGCGGCTGCTCGATGGTGGCCGATCAGGTGGCCCACGTCGCCCATCTCAACGCCCGCGATACGACGCTGGTCTTTGCCTCACGCGCGCCGCAGGCCGACATCGCCCGGCTGAAAGCGCGGATGGGCTGGACGATGCCGTGGGTCACGGTCGCCGACAGTTTCGACAAGGATTTCGGTGTCGACGAGTGGCATGGCACCAATGTGTTCTACCGCGACGGCGAACGTATCTTCCGCACCTATTTCATCAACAACCGCGGCGATGAGCAGATGGGCGGCACCTGGAATTACCTCGATATCACGCCGCTCGGTCGCCAGGAAGTCTGGGAGGATTCGCCCAAGGGCTATCCCCAGACTCCGACTTACAAGTGGTGGAATTGGAACGATTCTTATGTGGCCGACGCTGAGCCCGACAAGAAGTGGGTAGAGGTCTCAGACGCCGGCGAGGCGGCGTTCCGGGCCGAGAGCGCAAGCGAGAAATCGTGA
- a CDS encoding DUF982 domain-containing protein, translating to MVLRSPQDTLYALVSDWPIEGGVHQQRAIDFCRAWVAGRMPGDGAAGDHSGGGGGWRGDQ from the coding sequence ATGGTTCTCCGTTCGCCGCAGGATACGCTTTACGCGCTCGTTTCGGACTGGCCGATCGAGGGTGGCGTGCACCAGCAGCGGGCGATCGATTTCTGCCGCGCCTGGGTTGCAGGGCGCATGCCGGGAGACGGTGCGGCAGGCGATCATTCTGGCGGCGGTGGAGGCTGGCGTGGCGATCAATGA
- a CDS encoding adenylate/guanylate cyclase domain-containing protein, whose product MTTASSNEQASHGNARICRGCWDQMHMPIPIGGPLALPFRALGITRSKMNPDICTICERSFQYVKKQRQITVDATILFADIRGFTDLSERIEAVQLSEIVSQFQDRCAQAIWAHDGIVNKQMGDGLMAIFNFPIVRKDHAAAAILAAQEIQRNCAAALNGLVLDTLPGRTLGVGVGIHSGEVQIGEFSSFRSDFTAIGGVVNQAARLESQAAAGEILFSAETAAEASALVTGAEERTLTLKGIEQPVQARVLVKH is encoded by the coding sequence ATGACCACAGCCTCTTCCAATGAGCAGGCCAGCCATGGCAACGCCAGAATCTGCCGCGGCTGCTGGGACCAGATGCATATGCCGATCCCGATTGGCGGCCCGCTCGCTTTGCCTTTCCGCGCCTTGGGCATCACCCGCAGCAAGATGAACCCCGATATCTGCACGATCTGCGAACGCTCCTTTCAGTACGTCAAGAAGCAGCGCCAGATCACCGTCGACGCCACCATCCTGTTTGCCGATATCCGGGGATTCACGGATCTGTCGGAGCGCATCGAGGCGGTCCAGCTGAGCGAGATCGTCAGCCAGTTCCAGGATCGCTGCGCCCAGGCGATCTGGGCGCATGACGGCATCGTCAACAAGCAGATGGGCGACGGCCTGATGGCGATTTTCAATTTCCCGATCGTCCGCAAGGATCACGCCGCCGCCGCGATCCTGGCCGCGCAGGAGATCCAGCGAAACTGCGCCGCGGCGCTGAACGGCTTGGTGCTCGATACATTGCCCGGCCGCACTCTCGGCGTCGGCGTCGGCATCCATTCCGGCGAGGTGCAGATCGGCGAGTTCTCCAGCTTCCGCAGCGATTTCACCGCGATCGGCGGCGTCGTAAACCAGGCCGCGAGACTGGAATCCCAGGCCGCGGCGGGCGAGATCCTCTTCTCGGCTGAAACGGCGGCAGAGGCCTCCGCCCTTGTTACCGGAGCGGAAGAACGCACGCTGACGCTCAAGGGCATCGAACAGCCGGTGCAGGCGCGCGTGCTGGTCAAGCACTGA
- a CDS encoding cbb3-type cytochrome c oxidase subunit 3: MDLSHETMLELSKVWGLLYLILFSIGAVVYTFWPSNRTRFNRAETEIFDKDDKPWR, from the coding sequence ATGGACCTTTCCCACGAAACCATGCTGGAACTGTCCAAGGTGTGGGGTCTGCTGTACCTGATCCTATTCTCAATCGGAGCGGTGGTTTACACTTTCTGGCCCTCCAATCGAACTCGCTTCAACCGGGCAGAAACGGAGATATTCGACAAGGACGACAAGCCATGGCGATAG
- the ccoP gene encoding cytochrome-c oxidase, cbb3-type subunit III produces MAIEEIDQITGRRTTGHIWNGIKELDTPIPRGVLLFLIVTHLFALLWWILLPAWPLGTTYTKGLIGGSQKQTVERKIVEAAASRVSWTEKIEKGSFDEIRADAQLMSKVNASGHQLFGDNCAACHGRDGKGGQNYPDLTDNDWIWGGEPDRIVETLTVGVNSRHSNSRVSQMPAFGADEMLDRKQVTDVAAYVYSLSNSASSEERVGDIEAGREVFKTTCASCHGDNAKGKSDLGAPNLTDASWVYGGTLSRIVETVHGGRQGHMPTWDERLTPAEIKILALYVSGMGERQP; encoded by the coding sequence ATGGCGATAGAGGAAATCGACCAGATAACAGGTCGCAGGACGACGGGTCACATCTGGAACGGTATCAAGGAGCTGGATACGCCGATTCCACGCGGCGTGCTCCTCTTTCTTATCGTGACCCATCTGTTTGCCCTCCTATGGTGGATACTGCTCCCGGCCTGGCCGCTTGGAACGACCTATACAAAGGGCCTGATCGGGGGCAGCCAGAAGCAGACGGTGGAACGCAAGATCGTGGAGGCCGCGGCCTCGCGCGTTTCCTGGACCGAGAAGATCGAAAAAGGTTCCTTTGACGAAATCCGCGCAGATGCACAATTGATGTCCAAGGTGAACGCCAGTGGCCACCAGCTGTTCGGAGACAATTGCGCGGCCTGCCACGGCCGGGACGGAAAAGGTGGACAGAACTATCCTGATTTGACGGACAACGACTGGATCTGGGGCGGCGAGCCCGACCGGATCGTTGAGACCCTGACGGTCGGTGTCAATTCGCGTCACTCGAACAGCCGTGTTTCGCAGATGCCTGCGTTCGGAGCGGACGAAATGCTCGACCGCAAACAGGTGACCGATGTCGCCGCTTATGTTTATTCTCTAAGCAACTCAGCGTCCTCTGAAGAGCGCGTCGGCGATATCGAGGCTGGCCGCGAGGTGTTCAAGACAACCTGCGCTTCCTGCCACGGTGACAACGCCAAGGGAAAATCCGACCTTGGAGCGCCTAACCTTACCGATGCAAGCTGGGTTTACGGTGGAACACTCAGCCGTATCGTCGAAACTGTGCATGGCGGAAGACAGGGTCACATGCCGACCTGGGACGAGCGGCTGACACCCGCCGAAATCAAAATTCTCGCGCTCTATGTGAGCGGTATGGGGGAAAGGCAGCCATGA
- a CDS encoding DUF2189 domain-containing protein, which yields MAQDDKSARYLSEVSGIEETRNAKWQRHLPVGAPFDWLRQGWRDLVRQPFTSLAYGFVVFLIAFCTVLILFRSGLDYLLFPALAGLLIVAPLFASGLYIKSRTLAEGGRVTLRAMLGVRPLAGKQVFFTGMVLCMLMLLWMRAAVIIYALFFGVNPFPGLDGVTRLLLTTPEGWGMLVVGFSVGALFAGFAFAISVFSIPMLLDERVDAFTAMGVSAAMVWNNMQPLMVWGAIVLALFAASVLTGFVGLIVVFPLLGHATWHAYKAVR from the coding sequence ATGGCGCAGGATGACAAATCAGCCCGATATCTGAGCGAGGTATCCGGGATCGAGGAGACGAGGAACGCGAAGTGGCAGCGGCATCTGCCCGTCGGCGCGCCGTTTGATTGGCTGCGCCAAGGCTGGCGCGACCTCGTCCGGCAGCCCTTCACCAGTCTGGCCTACGGTTTCGTTGTCTTCCTCATCGCGTTCTGCACCGTCCTGATCCTGTTCCGATCGGGGCTCGACTATCTTCTGTTTCCGGCATTGGCGGGATTGCTGATCGTCGCCCCACTTTTCGCGTCCGGGCTTTATATCAAGAGCCGGACGCTGGCGGAGGGCGGGCGCGTGACACTTCGTGCCATGCTCGGCGTGCGTCCACTTGCCGGGAAACAGGTATTCTTCACCGGAATGGTGCTCTGCATGCTCATGCTCCTCTGGATGAGGGCTGCTGTGATCATCTATGCGCTGTTCTTCGGTGTTAATCCGTTCCCAGGTCTCGACGGCGTTACGAGGTTACTGCTGACGACGCCCGAGGGCTGGGGCATGCTCGTCGTGGGCTTTTCTGTCGGCGCGCTGTTTGCCGGGTTTGCCTTCGCAATCAGCGTCTTTTCAATTCCGATGCTACTCGATGAACGGGTCGACGCGTTCACCGCGATGGGCGTAAGCGCAGCGATGGTTTGGAACAACATGCAGCCCCTCATGGTCTGGGGTGCGATCGTCCTGGCGCTGTTTGCCGCCAGCGTTCTGACGGGCTTTGTCGGTTTGATCGTCGTGTTTCCGTTGCTTGGGCATGCCACCTGGCATGCCTACAAGGCAGTCCGGTAG
- the ccoN gene encoding cytochrome-c oxidase, cbb3-type subunit I, which produces MGQLTTSERQFASAILVVLMILGITMSAAGRFDPMGVHGTMVFLCSGALFWWILTSYFGKEPDATRFAAYYDDPIKVGVALTMLWAMFGMFIGVWAAAQLAWPSLNFDMAWSSFGRIRPAHTTGVIFGFGGNAIIATSFHVVQRTSRARLADQLSPWFVIFGYNLFCLIAVSGYFMGVTQSKEYAEPEWYADLWLVVVWVVYFLLFVRTLARRKEPHIYVANWYYLAFIVVVAILHIVNNLAVPVSFGHAKSYTVWSGVQDAMVQWWYGHNAVAFFLTAGFLGMLYYYLPIRAERPIFSYRLSIISFWGITFFYMWAGSHHLHYTALPLWVQNLGMTFSVMLLVPSWASAGNALLTLNGAWHRVRDDATLRFIMMAAFFYGLSTFEGSFMAIRPVNSLSHYTDWTVGHVHAGALGWVAMITFGSLYTLVPSIWKRERMYSSRLVEVHFWLALIGTLIYVFAMWNSGIIQGLMWRTYSPDNTLVYSFVDSLLAMYPYYVARTFGGLLFLIGAVVASFNIWMTVRMVPAADRAFSDAPLDTEVYGAATSPAE; this is translated from the coding sequence ATGGGGCAGCTCACGACCAGCGAACGGCAGTTCGCATCCGCCATACTTGTAGTACTGATGATCCTCGGCATCACCATGTCAGCTGCCGGGCGCTTTGATCCGATGGGCGTCCACGGGACAATGGTTTTTCTCTGTTCCGGGGCGCTATTCTGGTGGATCCTCACGTCATACTTCGGCAAAGAGCCGGATGCGACGCGGTTCGCCGCCTATTACGATGATCCGATCAAGGTCGGCGTCGCCCTGACAATGTTATGGGCGATGTTCGGGATGTTCATCGGTGTTTGGGCGGCGGCGCAACTCGCGTGGCCTAGCCTTAACTTCGATATGGCATGGTCAAGCTTTGGCCGTATACGCCCCGCCCACACCACGGGGGTCATCTTCGGCTTCGGCGGAAACGCGATCATCGCGACGTCGTTCCATGTGGTGCAGCGGACGTCGCGCGCCAGGCTGGCTGATCAGTTGTCGCCCTGGTTCGTCATTTTTGGCTACAACCTCTTCTGTCTGATCGCGGTCAGCGGTTATTTCATGGGCGTGACCCAATCGAAGGAATATGCGGAACCGGAATGGTACGCCGACCTTTGGCTGGTCGTCGTGTGGGTCGTCTATTTCCTGCTTTTCGTGCGCACCCTCGCGCGGCGCAAGGAACCGCATATCTACGTCGCCAACTGGTACTATCTGGCTTTCATCGTCGTGGTCGCCATCCTCCACATCGTCAACAACCTCGCGGTGCCTGTCTCTTTCGGCCATGCGAAAAGCTATACGGTGTGGTCGGGGGTCCAGGATGCCATGGTGCAATGGTGGTACGGCCATAATGCGGTGGCGTTTTTTCTCACCGCAGGCTTCCTTGGAATGCTCTATTACTACCTGCCAATCCGCGCCGAGAGACCAATCTTTTCCTATCGATTGTCGATCATCAGCTTCTGGGGGATCACCTTCTTTTACATGTGGGCGGGTTCCCACCATCTCCATTATACGGCGTTGCCGCTCTGGGTGCAGAACCTCGGAATGACCTTCTCGGTGATGCTGCTCGTCCCGTCATGGGCATCGGCCGGTAACGCGCTACTCACATTGAATGGGGCGTGGCACCGGGTTCGTGACGACGCCACCCTCCGCTTTATCATGATGGCGGCGTTCTTCTACGGGCTGTCGACGTTTGAAGGCTCTTTCATGGCGATCAGACCCGTCAACTCGCTGTCGCACTATACCGACTGGACAGTAGGACACGTCCACGCGGGCGCGCTCGGCTGGGTGGCGATGATCACCTTCGGATCGCTATACACGCTCGTGCCATCAATCTGGAAGCGCGAACGGATGTATTCGTCGAGGCTCGTCGAAGTGCATTTCTGGTTGGCGCTGATCGGTACCCTGATCTACGTCTTCGCCATGTGGAACTCCGGTATCATCCAGGGACTTATGTGGCGCACATATTCGCCGGACAACACACTCGTCTATTCATTCGTCGACAGTCTGCTGGCAATGTATCCGTATTACGTCGCGCGGACCTTCGGGGGGCTGCTGTTTCTAATCGGGGCAGTCGTGGCGAGCTTTAATATCTGGATGACGGTTCGGATGGTTCCGGCCGCTGACCGCGCATTTTCCGATGCCCCGCTCGACACCGAAGTCTACGGTGCGGCAACTTCTCCGGCGGAGTGA
- a CDS encoding response regulator, which produces MKVMIVEDENIVALELERIAQEAGHQTIGPVSTVEQALAYAPKSDVALVDLSLSDGLSGAQLARRLMDRFGVDVIFVTASPENVGNGIAGALDVISKPFSEERIVSALSRAEAARRKDFDRSRAVI; this is translated from the coding sequence ATGAAGGTCATGATCGTTGAAGATGAGAATATTGTTGCTTTGGAGCTCGAACGCATTGCGCAAGAGGCCGGGCACCAGACAATCGGGCCGGTTTCGACGGTGGAGCAAGCTCTCGCCTATGCTCCGAAAAGCGATGTGGCTCTGGTCGATCTCAGTCTCTCCGATGGGCTGAGCGGCGCTCAGCTTGCCCGCCGGCTGATGGACCGCTTCGGCGTGGACGTCATCTTCGTGACCGCTAGTCCGGAGAATGTCGGCAACGGTATCGCTGGAGCGCTCGATGTGATCTCCAAGCCTTTCTCCGAGGAAAGGATTGTCAGCGCGCTCTCGCGGGCAGAGGCGGCCCGACGCAAAGATTTCGACCGCAGCAGGGCAGTGATCTGA
- a CDS encoding heavy metal translocating P-type ATPase, translating into MTSRAPSNLTQGHDPGPRRPGVDEMALASRDLGGGLRQVVLSVPDMRCGGCMARLETTLAGAPEVRSVRANLTTKRLTITWQTENNSQPDFAALIGAIGYTAVLPTEGHDQSDAEMSELLRALAVAGFCSMNIMLLSVSVWWGADPSIRQALHMISAALALPAVIFSGATFYRSAWRALAHGRVNMDVPISIGVLLSFFLSAYDTFAEGRQAYFEAGTSLLFVLLIGRTLDKMMRKRARSAAASLADMMPKGAHVIDPEGRIDYISLSDIAPGTHLLIATGDRIPADGTILTGISELDRSLVTGESRWETIAPGGLVRAGDLNVGHPLTVEATTAPENSTLAELHRMLEAVEDGRSEYRMLIDRAARLYAPVVHGLSLLAFFGWLLATNDIHHSLTISITVLIISCPCALGLAVPMVQVVAARRLFKHGVVARDGSALERLAVVDTVVFDKTGTLTRYDPMLVAATSTGPMGFSLAASLARHSSHPLSKAIVSYAARGNAETLPLEDVREIPGNGLEACFRGERYRLGRAAWATDSHLMNRPAASTVVLTQGREVLASFVFGERVGAGSANAVRFLKEQGIAVQMLTGDVADAALAVAREVGIDEVTAAALPKDKAEVIDALRSRGRKVMMIGDGINDAVALKRAHVSMAPASGSDIGRSVADFILLNADMNGLEVALTTARRAAMLIRQNFALAIVYNVVSIPVALSGYASPLIAAVAMSTSSIFVVANALRLDKKDSLPSWRPARKNRLAGAVQ; encoded by the coding sequence ATGACCAGCCGCGCTCCGTCAAACCTGACGCAAGGCCACGATCCCGGCCCCCGAAGGCCAGGGGTTGATGAGATGGCATTGGCAAGCCGCGATCTGGGCGGTGGCCTCCGGCAGGTCGTCTTATCGGTTCCCGACATGCGATGTGGTGGATGCATGGCACGGTTGGAGACGACACTCGCCGGAGCGCCCGAGGTTCGCTCGGTTCGCGCAAACCTGACGACGAAGCGGCTGACCATCACCTGGCAGACGGAAAACAACAGCCAGCCGGATTTTGCGGCTTTGATCGGAGCGATCGGCTACACGGCCGTTCTGCCGACCGAAGGCCATGACCAGTCCGACGCTGAGATGTCGGAGCTATTGCGCGCGCTGGCGGTCGCGGGCTTCTGCTCGATGAACATCATGCTCCTGTCCGTCTCGGTCTGGTGGGGCGCTGACCCGTCAATACGCCAGGCGCTCCATATGATCTCTGCGGCACTCGCTTTGCCTGCTGTCATCTTTTCGGGCGCGACATTCTACCGCTCGGCATGGCGGGCGCTCGCGCATGGCAGGGTGAACATGGACGTACCAATCAGCATCGGCGTCCTGCTCTCATTCTTCCTGAGCGCTTACGATACGTTTGCGGAGGGACGGCAGGCCTACTTCGAGGCGGGCACATCGCTTCTCTTCGTCCTGCTCATCGGACGCACGCTTGATAAAATGATGCGGAAGCGGGCGCGTTCGGCCGCCGCCTCGCTGGCGGACATGATGCCGAAGGGCGCGCATGTGATAGACCCAGAGGGCCGGATCGACTATATCTCGCTGAGCGACATCGCCCCCGGCACCCACCTTTTGATTGCAACCGGGGACAGAATTCCGGCTGACGGGACGATCCTTACCGGCATCTCCGAACTTGATCGTTCGCTGGTGACAGGAGAGAGTCGCTGGGAGACCATCGCGCCTGGCGGGCTGGTCCGAGCCGGAGATTTGAACGTCGGCCATCCACTCACTGTGGAAGCCACGACCGCACCGGAAAATTCGACGCTCGCTGAGCTGCACAGGATGCTCGAGGCCGTCGAGGACGGCAGGTCGGAATACAGAATGCTCATCGACCGGGCAGCAAGGCTCTACGCGCCCGTCGTTCATGGACTGTCGCTGTTGGCGTTCTTTGGCTGGCTCCTGGCCACAAATGACATCCACCATTCCCTGACGATATCAATCACGGTGCTGATTATCTCATGCCCGTGCGCGCTTGGTTTAGCGGTGCCGATGGTGCAGGTCGTTGCCGCCCGACGCTTGTTCAAGCACGGCGTCGTCGCGCGTGACGGGTCCGCATTGGAGCGACTTGCGGTGGTTGACACCGTCGTCTTCGACAAGACCGGAACGCTGACACGGTACGACCCGATGTTGGTCGCTGCGACCTCAACCGGGCCGATGGGGTTCTCACTGGCCGCGTCACTGGCACGCCATTCGAGCCATCCGCTGTCAAAGGCGATCGTCAGCTACGCTGCGCGGGGCAACGCGGAGACCTTACCGCTCGAGGATGTCAGGGAAATACCCGGCAACGGCCTTGAAGCGTGCTTTCGCGGTGAACGTTATCGGCTCGGACGAGCAGCTTGGGCCACGGACAGTCACCTGATGAATCGGCCGGCGGCTTCGACGGTGGTGCTGACTCAAGGTCGAGAAGTCCTCGCCTCATTCGTTTTCGGTGAACGGGTCGGTGCGGGGTCGGCAAATGCGGTGCGCTTCCTGAAGGAACAGGGGATCGCAGTGCAGATGCTGACTGGCGATGTTGCGGATGCGGCCCTTGCTGTGGCGCGTGAGGTCGGGATCGACGAGGTGACGGCAGCCGCCCTTCCAAAAGACAAGGCCGAGGTCATCGATGCGCTGCGCAGTCGGGGGCGCAAGGTGATGATGATTGGTGACGGGATCAACGATGCTGTTGCCCTGAAGAGGGCTCATGTTTCCATGGCGCCGGCATCGGGAAGCGATATCGGGCGGAGCGTCGCCGATTTCATCCTGCTGAATGCCGATATGAACGGCCTGGAAGTTGCGCTTACGACGGCGCGAAGAGCTGCCATGCTGATCCGCCAGAACTTTGCGCTGGCGATCGTTTACAATGTCGTCAGTATCCCGGTCGCCCTATCAGGCTATGCAAGCCCTCTGATCGCGGCAGTAGCGATGTCGACGTCGTCCATCTTCGTCGTCGCCAATGCGTTGAGGCTTGATAAGAAGGATAGTTTGCCATCGTGGCGGCCTGCCCGGAAAAATAGGCTGGCCGGAGCAGTCCAATGA